The following proteins are co-located in the Alkalihalobacillus sp. TS-13 genome:
- the tatC gene encoding twin-arginine translocase subunit TatC produces MKELRTRLLWILLVFVLSMIVGFLLAEPVLEYIKATQHSRSIEWNVFSIGDAFHVYLKISFIIALTVTTPFSMYQVWKFIFPGLNRNEQRVALLYIPFVSFFFLTGILFSYFLVFPAVFQFMTSFSERIGASEVYGINQYFSFMFRLILPVGIVFELPLLVMFLTHLGVLTPKKLRKTRKKAYIILLILAAMITPPDIVSHLLVSTPLILLYEVSVVCSNVIFSRKQGNELKKT; encoded by the coding sequence ATGAAAGAATTGAGAACGCGCTTACTATGGATCCTTTTGGTGTTTGTTCTCTCAATGATAGTGGGTTTCCTCTTAGCAGAACCTGTATTAGAGTATATAAAAGCTACGCAACACTCGAGAAGTATTGAATGGAATGTTTTTTCAATCGGGGACGCGTTTCATGTCTATTTAAAGATTTCTTTCATCATCGCATTGACCGTTACAACACCTTTTTCGATGTATCAAGTTTGGAAATTCATATTTCCAGGTCTAAATCGAAATGAACAAAGGGTTGCCCTCCTCTATATACCCTTTGTTTCTTTCTTTTTCTTAACAGGAATTCTCTTTAGCTATTTTCTTGTTTTTCCTGCTGTCTTTCAATTTATGACCTCTTTTTCTGAGCGAATAGGGGCGTCAGAAGTCTATGGAATCAACCAATACTTTTCATTTATGTTTCGGTTGATTCTTCCGGTCGGGATTGTTTTTGAATTACCTCTCCTCGTCATGTTTTTAACCCACTTGGGGGTGTTGACACCGAAAAAGTTAAGGAAAACAAGAAAAAAAGCGTATATCATTCTATTGATCCTGGCAGCGATGATCACGCCGCCGGATATTGTGTCTCATTTGCTGGTGTCTACGCCTTTAATTTTGTTGTATGAAGTTAGTGTTGTTTGTTCGAATGTTATATTTTCGAGGAAACAGGGGAATGAGTTGAAGAAAACTTAA
- the tatA gene encoding twin-arginine translocase TatA/TatE family subunit: MNPFNIGFPSLILILVLFLILFGPNKLPELGRSIGLTMKEFKKSTSDLLSENENENGPQTKATEHEDRKKG, translated from the coding sequence ATGAATCCTTTCAATATCGGTTTTCCAAGCCTTATTTTAATCCTGGTTCTTTTCCTGATCCTTTTCGGACCCAATAAACTACCAGAGCTTGGCCGTTCCATTGGTCTTACCATGAAAGAGTTTAAAAAGTCGACCAGCGATCTCCTCTCCGAAAACGAAAACGAAAACGGACCCCAAACGAAAGCGACCGAACATGAGGATCGTAAGAAAGGGTAA